From one Dermacentor andersoni chromosome 1, qqDerAnde1_hic_scaffold, whole genome shotgun sequence genomic stretch:
- the LOC126516734 gene encoding uncharacterized protein: MNHETACHGQGVPTESRSCSCEPHDPRSSLAPGISSSTASTPRGSPATPWMTPKNLTRSRGSNESISKMGPRSGRLRESAACLVGSCLSVCLSVNQPFSSVRCVRSILGHHPVDLDKSCTASAAGECCQLAELSVCNNFLWVIIIKLREERLGVAYLRERVVPLAFNMRRRHAFLLVRWPLKEHRSIEFLELLESRMSPKQFQLLDGAELSEHLRHARLCYHLLGYPTRDLMDSLRSTVTTLDTLEIVSVGFSSVGVSKLYELLDTCDAMHTLVLLVNCIDVPVAQA; the protein is encoded by the exons ATGAATCACGAGACAGCGTGCCACGGGCAAGGCGTGCCCACAGAATCGCGCAGCTGCTCGTGCGAACCGCACGACCCAAGATCCAGCTTGGCTCCAGGGATTTCGTCCAGCACTGCGTCCACACCTAGAGGCAGCCCAGCTACGCCGTGGATGACGCCGAAGAACTTGACGCGATCGCGAGGCTCCAACGAAAGC ATCTCCAAGATGGGACCACGGAGTGGCCGCCTACGAGAGTCGGCTGCGTGCCTGGTCGGCAGCTGTCTCAGCGTGTGCCTGTCGGTCAACCAGCCCTTCTCCAGCGTTCGCTGCGTGCGGAGCATCTTGGGCCATCACCCGGTGGACCTCGACAAGTCATGCACGGCCAGCGCAGCCGGTGAGTGCTGCCAGCTTGCGGAGCTGTCCGTATGCAACAACTTCCtgtgggtcatcatcatcaagctacGCGAAGAACGGCTGGGCGTGGCTTACTTGCGCGAACGCGTGGTTCCTTTGGCCTTCAACATGCGGCGCAGGCACGCGTTCCTTCTGGTTCGTTGGCCGCTGAAGGAGCACCGCTCCATCGAGTTCCTGGAGCTGCTCGAGTCACGGATGTCACCAAAGCAGTTCCAGTTACTGGACGGGGCGGAGCTTAGCGAACACCTGAGGCACGCCAGGCTCTGTTACCACCTGTTGGGCTACCCGACCAGGGACCTGATGGACTCACTCCGCTCCACAGTGACCACGCTCGACACGCTGGAGATTGTGAGCGTGGGCTTCTCGAGTGTAGGCGTCAGCAAGCTGTACGAGCTGTTGGACACGTGCGACGCCATGCACACGCTCGTATTACTTGTGAACTGCATCGACGTGCCCGTGGCTCAGGCCTAG